A window from Myxocyprinus asiaticus isolate MX2 ecotype Aquarium Trade chromosome 37, UBuf_Myxa_2, whole genome shotgun sequence encodes these proteins:
- the LOC127428377 gene encoding UPF0669 protein C6orf120 homolog: MELCWSSLLVLVALSHTLGSPWHSEEPYVPDEWVLLHVVQGHIGAGNYSYLRLSHEGRIILHMQSLKGDADLYVSDKTLRPNFDNYKLQSITCGQDVVVVPGDFVRPVGIGIYGHPSYLESEFEMKVFYDQTALTEDEVEKNSYSSDETPGQSRHTQGPEEVMEEEESILWTILIGILKIVIEILF, encoded by the coding sequence ATGGAGTTGTGCTGGAGTAGTTTGTTAGTGCTGGTGGCCCTATCCCACACCTTGGGCTCTCCATGGCACTCCGAGGAGCCCTATGTGCCAGATGAATGGGTCCTGCTCCATGTTGTGCAAGGCCATATTGGGGCAGGAAACTACAGCTACCTGCGTCTCAGCCACGAAGGACGCATTATCTTGCACATGCAAAGCCTCAAGGGAGATGCAGATCTCTACGTCTCTGACAAAACACTACGGCCAAACTTTGATAACTACAAGCTTCAGTCTATCACCTGTGGCCAGGATGTGGTGGTGGTCCCAGGGGATTTTGTTAGGCCTGTTGGAATCGGGATCTATGGGCATCCCTCCTACTTGGAGAGTGAGTTTGAGATGAAGGTGTTTTACGACCAGACAGCGCTGACAGAAGATGAAGTTGAGAAAAACTCGTATTCCTCAGATGAGACTCCTGGTCAGTCTCGACACACTCAGGGCCCTGAGGAAGTGATGGAAGAAGAGGAGTCAATCCTTTGGACTATTCTGATTGGGATTCTTAAGATTGTAATTgaaattttgttttga